The DNA sequence GTGGTGTGtggtgttaataaaatgtgggTGGTAGTATGGCGGTGACACACGCAAACTAATAACGGTAGATAGGTAGTGttgtgagtaatgttaaagaagatgtaagtgatggcatctggTGCATGTAgcagtagtggtgtacaggtgGTAGTAATGGGTGTATACATGttggtggtggtatgtggtgtttgagtggtgtataggtggtggtatgtggtgttaatggatatgtgagtggtagtatggtggtgttaatggaaatgtgtgtggtagtatgatggtaatacatgcaaactaataacggtATATGTAtctctttcgttgatattgacatgtaaaactatcaattctcagatctgtataggtagtggtgtgagtaatgttaaagaagatgtaagtgatAACATCTGatgtgccagtagtggtgtacaggtggtggtatgtggcgtataggtggtggtaagtggtggtgttaatggaaatgtgagtggtagtatggtggtgttaatggaaatgtgtgTGGTAGTACGATGGTGatacatgcaaactaataacggtagatctatctctttcgttgacattgatatgtaaaactatcaattctcagacctgtatacatgtaggtagtggTGTGATTGGTGTAGAGAGAAACAAACGGTGTTAAAACACATGTGTTAGCATCTGATGTGGCATTAGCTGTGTGTAAATGGTGTTTATGGAAATGTGAATGGTGGTACGTGGTGTATAAGTGGTGTTAATGAAAGTGTAGTAGTTGGCTATGGTTATTTCACGTCTCCCGAGAAATGTCCACCCTTATATACACCATTTGTGGATGAAGTCCTATGCTTAGTGGTTATTACCCCTACCAGTGAGGGCTCTTTAGCGTGCAAACGCCTATAGCCGTAGGGCCTTCCGAAAGACCCGTAAAATGCAGTGCATCTGGAGGACCAATCACTAAcaatgtttacgtcttaggtggGCGATGGCATGAGGAGGATTCGAATTCATGAGCTTCCGGTTAGGAAGCGAACGCTCTGacgtcgcgcacggtactggtgttactttcatacgtgcattagaaaatgtttccgctatgtttacacagttgtatattttgtggattattaaagtcttatacatcaatggcaaggaaaatatataaataatgataatagcttatataaaatataatttacacgcatttcattagcaataaatacacgcagatgtcgtcatttttcgttgtcccgcgttacatgaaatacgcatacgctttatccacagattaataaaatgattgattttgtcccaaataacgtaagaattggtgtatgattgtgacgtccttatctaaaaaccataaaccaattactttaaacatttagttcatagaattgatatagcgaccttaaaaatggcaaagacagtgcctgtcagtggtgtcccgtgtttgtagatagactgcaaatgcaaatcatcatgaccagtagcacgcctaatacagggggaagttgactatccttgttacatttataatgtacatgtatcgtagagcacaatgtataccagtattataaaattctgagtatatccatgaagtagattgattttatcggtgtccagtgaaatgtccttattctacaaataccgcgctttttaaacaattctaccattttatgtcttatttctaagcattattccaacgcgaatattttaatgaatataacttacagaaagtacataacatttactatatagaatatacaacatttcattttatcccgcgtccatttaggaaaaggaaaagatacttaatgtccaaataaatgtcccatgtgattttgtcgcgcaatgacgcgacgtcaatgtacacaacctatgtctagctaaaacgtaaaatgttgcttttattatttttgaatgatctcaattaaaatgatttttaaaaatagtatacaaggtatttaagctatagcatgtgtatctcatagatatgttttgctctagatctggtacatatactttaattgactttatcaaatgacaattgtacagactacattttgttgcatgtactactgtatgtcatcgttgcaaaccacgggttattgtttcattctatttcacaaacgtttgtgaaatagaatgaaacaataacccgtggtttgcgacgatgtactgtatgtatgcatataaaaattcagcattgaacagatacacttacggtgtgtaaaacgttgcaatattatacaaatcttgatttatatacgaaactctgtaatcatattcgataatcttgttattcatatatgagaaaattttaattatattcgataatcttaatatttatatgcgaaaattttgatttatattcgataatcttgttatttatttacatttggtaactttgttatttatattcgataattatataaatctcgatttatattccataatatttgattcgtatttgataatgttgatgtacacatgctagatgtacgcatggatttagtcattattgattgtaggtgaaatgcataatttcaaaaattgataaaagaattagcttcattgaccatgacctgacctcggatgtcttaaatttaactagaggagctactctgctaaaattaaacttcttttttttttttaatatttatttattattttaaacatacacacagtatatatatacatacattctgcaaagaaacgtgtacaaaatgtttataagaactatcaaaggtatatgtatatattattttctgagagagagagagagagagagagagagagagagagagagatgaattcagtcattatttaatatattttaaacagtacatatatattgaaatttataaaaaagataatttttaaacaaaaaacaaaaaaaataaacaacaacagcaaacaaacactcaatgaaataattgattccagcggttccagcaggtgtcaaacaaatctttttcaccatttttatatgcaatatgtctttgagtttcataaaatgtgttcattagcgatatcgcaacatttacattcagtgtcttccctttacacctcatagtatagatataatatttcagccaaagaacaagattattttgtatagttttcttttcatccaaaaatccaaaaataaaattattttttgttattgatatttgaagattggtcttatgttcaaaacaaacttcaaattctcttaagaaatgctgaacactatcacattcccaaaacaaatgttcaattgtttcttcttctatctgacagaatgtacaattcttatcatctctaattttgattttgaataagtatgagtttgaagctaaaattttgttcagaattctgtattgaaaccactgcagtttacaattacttgtaacttTAAAGGGCAGTCTGAAGATCATtttccattctgtgtcatttaattcaaatatttcattccactttcttttaccagtaggttctgtgcagttttgattgagaagagtataaaattgtcttgattttttgCATCGTAGAAGAGTGTATATACTCGACATAATCAGAGGGtttgttaatttaattaattttttatcaaacttgacttttttcatccatgctttaatagcatttatgacactcatatattctaaaaaatttatttttacttttggatAAATGTTACAGAAAGATTCATAAGTCAGGAACAAACCCTCTTCATCAATAAGGTCATTaaggtatttaatattattgagaaacatgGATTTATTAAGAAATGCTTTCCCACCCACAAGAAAGttagaattgtaaaatattggagTATCTACTGTTACTGTAAATGGATTTTGTTTAAGCTGTAGCTCAATCCAAGAATCAAATACATCAacccaaaatttgtttttcagcgatgtctttatgttttttatgtattctattccacatgtagtaactttattaagatctaaatttggtataaaattatgtaaaccCCTATCTGAAAAAAGGAGTTGTCTCatccaaaacaattttaaagaggcTATAAAAGCCTTTACAGTGATCATTTTTAACCCACCATCCTCATATTGCTTTACGATTACCtcttttttaattctatgttgaGAATGGCTccacaagaaagaaaagaatagtttatctaattctttacaatagctgtcatcaggatttggaattgccataaaaatatgatttaatagaGGCAAGACCAGAGTTTtgataacagtaatttttccTATTGGTGTCAAATGTCTTTTCTCCCATTGATTTAAGATTGATTTTATTCTGCTTAGCTTTGGCTGATAATTTAGTTTTGACATGTTCTGtaattctacatcaaaattaattccaagtAGAGTAAACTTACAAGTCCCCCAATTCAAGTGAAAGTCTTTACAAAGGGTATCCTGACTATATTTTTTTGATCCAATCCATACTGtattggtttttgaaaaattaacttttagTCCTGACATTTCAGAGAAGTGTCGCAATACTTTTATTGTTTCTAGAAGAGATTCCTTGCTACCATCAAGTATAATTGATGTATCATCGGCTagttgtgaaattttcttttcattgtttttatagttatacctttaatacttttattttctcttatttgtatagctaaaatttctgcgcaaagaagaaaaatataaggTGATAAAGGATCACCTTGTCTACATCCTCTTTGAATGTTCAAAGATGCCGAGAGAGTGCCACCTTGGTTAATAGTAGATATGATGTTATGATAGAATAATTTCACCCATTCATGAATATCAGGTCCAAACTTAAAATAAATTAAGgtcttttgtataaaattccatGAGAGGGTATCGAAGGCTTTCTCAAAGTCAATAAGTAATAAAAGACCTgggatttcttcttcttcagtatACTGCATAATATCATAAATTAGTCGAGTATTTTCTCCTATATACCTATTAGAAATGAAGCCAGTTTGATCAGGATTGATAAGTTTATCCAAGTAAATCTTTAATCTATTTGCAATGGTACCAGaagctattttatatatagtgttCAGAAGTGTAATTGGACGCCAGTTTTTAAGATAGTGTCTTGGTTTGTCTCCTttaggtaaaagtgtaataattCCATGTCTCTATGTTATTGACAGAATGCCATTTTCATATGCATAGTTGATAGACCTTACAACAAATGTACCAAGGTATTtccaaaaaaccttaaaaaactCAGCTGAGAACCCATCAGAGCCTGGTGATTTATTTGCTttcattttacttagtgttgtAGAAGCCTCCTTCAATGTAATTTTACCTTCTAAAAGCATAGATTCCTCTCTGGATAACTTGGGAATATCCTCATAGTTTAATTCCGAATTTAAGTCAACTATGTTTATTTCCTGGTTAggtattgaatataaattgtcataaaattgctttgtttcatccaatatttcaaaattaaaattaaactttaataaatatacagcactaccagccgtgagacatttggcctgaattgaatagttgaccttgccctaatatgctgaataaacccagtagctatgtcgaagcttgggtgactgccctgtaatcccccataggctgcttagctagctggattaacaagagtgatacaaagGACTAAAgccaaaaattatgaaaaatggcCCTGACTccaaattttataattttgtgAGGGTAAAAAGGCTATGACATCTGCTTCCTAAAACAATTTACTTTTTGTCATTTCGTCCACACACTTTCTTTTTACGGACTTCAAAGTGCAGCAATGAATTAAAGGCATTGACGTTTTAACGTCATATTTACGTCGTTGTATTGCTAAGATAGTTAACTGTTAAGATTCACAAAAACGGCGTATCAGAAAAAAACTGTAGTATCCTTTTTTATAAATTCTTCATTGAATATCCtcttcctatatacatgtacaatacaaaattattataataaaatgGAACATCGTAGAAAAATGTCTAAAGCATTGTGAAACTCACAAGTCTTATGCCTATTGATAgcgttttttaaaaattgaaatatttctccgagAAATGAATTCACAACTTGGATAATTAAACATTGAATATTGACATAATCATATTACTGATGTATGTATATCTATAGTTTAAAGAAGGATATATTACAACAAATCTTAATATCATGTACACACGTATACAAAGAATTGAAACCATAAAAATTAAGGTACTGTACAACAAGATAGTAAAAGACAATGATGATACAGTCGGATTTCAATAACAATGGGTCCgatttttattgaaatgtaAGAATGCTTGCCGAAATGTTGTTTCTTTACCTGAGAAGAAATATTGACTAATTTTGTCATTGGATacagaaataattattaaaaagaaataaacaagatttaaaacataaaatatttagggTTGTATTCAACAGTAACTACACAAACATAACTGTTTATTCTTCCGGAACACTTTCGCAGCTACTGACATCACTGTCGGAGTCATCAATGGTAGGAGGGATATCTGCTGCATCCAGGACATGCTCGCCCCAATCACGAACACCGTATTTCTTTCCCTCATGCCTTCCTTTTGCTAGGTACCAAATAATGGCCGCTATATGTGAACACATGCCTACAACTCTTGCACCAgctctacatgtacagtaccaTGCGTTGACAGTACATTCCGAATATTCAATCCAGACGAAGTATTGTTTTGATGATGTGTGACGACTCTGAATTTTCACTTTTAGCAGTCTTTCATTATccttatgaaaaaatatatcgcATTCCCCCTCAATATGTTCTTGAATGTAACTGCGAGAAAGCTTTAGCTGATAGGTCCCACACGTCAAATTCCGCAACTGTTCCTCATCAAGCGTAGGGAAGTTCTGAATATCACACTCATGAACCGCCTGCCACTGAATAGATCTTCGGTTCAGACAATTTTCTTCAACCGTTTGCTTGAGATTATTAACCTGTTCAAAATGATAACAATGCAATTATAAACAATTGTCTACGAATTAGTTTTAATAGTACTAGTAtatcttcatttattatatagATATGAGTGTCTGTTTTGCAGTTGTCCAGTTTGTTTGAAGTTTAGCAATCTATTAATCTATGTGTGATTGAAAATACCTGTTTAGACAAATATAGCATTTTTACTGCCTCGGCCTCATCTTCCTTGGTGCTTTTGTTCAGGGGCGGTGAAAATCTGTTAGACAGCGCACATACAATTTTCACGTAATCTCCGATAAATGGGATCTGATTTGTTGGTAGAGTCTTATCCAGGTATCTCCAACGCTTGATTCTCGCATTTGAAGATTCCACCACCCATCGGACCTATCAATATCAAAATGGATGAAATTATTAGTTCACGTTGTcattttttaagaaattgtAAACAGGCTTATTGATTATGAGATTTAAATTGCCTACCTTTGTAACAAGTCTGCTGATATTGGCATCGCCAGTGCTCATCTGTCGTTGCCCCTTTTCCAAAAAACAGGGCATTTCTGCCTGGATTCCAAGATCTGCAAGCAGAGGCAAAGCGTCCCTGAACCCTCGGTCCACGATGAAAATATCGTCTTCACTGACCCAGCTCCGGATATTCTCTGCATTTGTTTTAATGATGTGATGGAGAATTGAAGCATCATTATTTTTACTGTCAGCTAGGTATGGGCCCAATATAGATACAAAGTATCCAGTGGTTGTCACAATCACCATTGGTTTGACTAGTGGTCTTCCCTTATGCATGCTGTAAGAGCGCCTTTGGTAATGAAAATTGTTGCTCTTGGCTGTGTAGATATATGTGCCATCGAGCACCAATATAGCCTGGTTTTTCTCTATGTTCCCGAACAGAGTTTGAGCTAGCTGACGAGTGTGACCATTAATGACTTCCTCTCTTGTTATGTGCGCAAACCCAAGACTCTGTGGAACAAAACTGGTCAACATTGCTTTTCTTACAGAAGCAGCTGCTCTTCTTAAGCTGGACTTTGAAGTACGAAATAATATGGATAAAATCTGATTAGATAGTCCAGTCTTTAATTTGCACAGGAATATGGCTACGGATTTTCTAAGACTTCTGGATGGAGTTTGTTTCACTTGATGTTTCAAAGAATCACATACAGTTTGAAAATTATCCTTATTGAGACCTAGTAGAGCCATATAGTCAGCATCTGTCAGTGTCTGTAAATCATCAAAGTCCAGGTGGGATTTTTCATTTCGATGGCATAAAAAACGCATCTGTTGCAGCAGACTTAAAATGGTAGTTCTGTTGATAAATGCCTGTTCTGTAGTTGGTAACTGATGAATGGCATCATTTGTGAAACGACCATCTTTCAGATGGACTGGACAGCATCTATTTCCAGATGGAATAAGTATGTTGTGCTCCACGAAGACAGCTGTGCGACATTCTGGAGACACCACTACTAATTTAGGTCCTGGTTTTTTGCAAAGAATACAATATGCATGGGTCTTTGCTGTAGATTTCAGATCCAATGTCACTGATGGAGGACTTGATAGATGTTTCCTGTTGTCAGTAGTGGACGAAGGCGCTAGCGATTCCTTCTGGATAGTTGAACAACATGTAGGTGTTGCAGACGATGTATGGTTTGACACATCTCTGTAGTAGATATTTCTACATTTACCGCAGATGACTGAATTTCCTTTACTCTCCAATAGAAATCTTTTCCTTAAGTATTTCCTAATGTTTTTGTCAACGCGCCTTCTCTCCTTTGGTTTAGTCCTTTTTGAACACAGCACACAGTTAAAGTACTCAGTTTTTTCTCCAGGCATGGTTGCATTATCTGgaattaaaacatttctttatcaTCCATGTGAAGCATTTCATGCATAAACAGTTTAGTTTGAATATAATGTCATGATTtaccttttt is a window from the Ostrea edulis chromosome 5, xbOstEdul1.1, whole genome shotgun sequence genome containing:
- the LOC125676704 gene encoding uncharacterized protein LOC125676704; protein product: MPGEKTEYFNCVLCSKRTKPKERRRVDKNIRKYLRKRFLLESKGNSVICGKCRNIYYRDVSNHTSSATPTCCSTIQKESLAPSSTTDNRKHLSSPPSVTLDLKSTAKTHAYCILCKKPGPKLVVVSPECRTAVFVEHNILIPSGNRCCPVHLKDGRFTNDAIHQLPTTEQAFINRTTILSLLQQMRFLCHRNEKSHLDFDDLQTLTDADYMALLGLNKDNFQTVCDSLKHQVKQTPSRSLRKSVAIFLCKLKTGLSNQILSILFRTSKSSLRRAAASVRKAMLTSFVPQSLGFAHITREEVINGHTRQLAQTLFGNIEKNQAILVLDGTYIYTAKSNNFHYQRRSYSMHKGRPLVKPMVIVTTTGYFVSILGPYLADSKNNDASILHHIIKTNAENIRSWVSEDDIFIVDRGFRDALPLLADLGIQAEMPCFLEKGQRQMSTGDANISRLVTKVRWVVESSNARIKRWRYLDKTLPTNQIPFIGDYVKIVCALSNRFSPPLNKSTKEDEAEAVKMLYLSKQVNNLKQTVEENCLNRRSIQWQAVHECDIQNFPTLDEEQLRNLTCGTYQLKLSRSYIQEHIEGECDIFFHKDNERLLKVKIQSRHTSSKQYFVWIEYSECTVNAWYCTCRAGARVVGMCSHIAAIIWYLAKGRHEGKKYGVRDWGEHVLDAADIPPTIDDSDSDVSSCESVPEE